The Kosmotoga arenicorallina S304 genome contains a region encoding:
- a CDS encoding alpha/beta hydrolase, with translation MKKGAISPTLVMLISIALGSILLYLFPIKPLPAPEGEFQIGLRILELDMDKRELASANPNEKRRVLLDIWYPAASSEGYERSKWLREPIYFEAVEGTHNIPRALIEHAGQVRTNSHIDAPAFRKEGGYPVVMLFPGTPALVSLYFNYAETLASNGYIVVGVEQSYANIAVQFNDRAIIYDRSAEGDLVSRISQAESEDLKIQETFQYLSEDIDWVKDYLKKLNSGEQYPDFEGIFDLGNLVLLGHSGGGGIVILRALEDESVKAVVALDPAIFPFSEELLSKGMNAPLFITMSEEWREQEKYKKLDTLMESSRNKLYAYEIDEINHADYAMIDYLSPIAKIIGKSGGYFGRGGEELMKKAVLSFLNEVIKGFPSELEEIAGKAEEIRYFSNMK, from the coding sequence ATGAAAAAAGGTGCTATATCCCCCACTTTGGTGATGCTAATCAGTATCGCGCTGGGTTCAATTCTTCTTTATTTGTTTCCCATAAAGCCCCTTCCAGCTCCAGAGGGAGAATTCCAGATTGGTTTAAGAATTCTGGAACTTGATATGGATAAGAGAGAATTGGCTTCAGCGAATCCAAATGAAAAACGCAGAGTGCTCTTAGACATCTGGTACCCCGCAGCAAGCTCTGAGGGTTATGAGAGGAGCAAGTGGTTAAGAGAGCCGATATACTTTGAAGCTGTTGAAGGAACACATAACATTCCCAGGGCATTAATCGAACATGCAGGGCAGGTAAGAACAAATTCGCACATTGACGCTCCCGCATTCAGAAAAGAAGGGGGGTATCCAGTTGTTATGCTTTTTCCAGGAACCCCTGCCCTTGTTTCTTTATACTTCAACTATGCGGAGACTCTCGCAAGCAATGGATATATCGTTGTGGGTGTGGAGCAGAGTTACGCAAACATAGCTGTACAGTTCAACGATAGGGCAATCATTTATGATAGGTCGGCTGAAGGAGATCTGGTGAGCAGAATCAGCCAGGCAGAATCAGAGGACTTAAAAATTCAGGAAACTTTTCAGTACCTCTCTGAAGATATCGACTGGGTTAAAGACTACCTGAAGAAGCTGAACAGTGGAGAACAATATCCAGACTTTGAGGGAATCTTCGATTTGGGTAATCTGGTGCTTTTAGGACATTCCGGAGGCGGTGGCATTGTAATTCTTAGGGCCCTGGAAGACGAGAGCGTGAAAGCCGTTGTGGCGCTTGATCCAGCTATTTTTCCATTTTCTGAAGAACTGCTTTCAAAAGGCATGAACGCACCCTTGTTTATAACGATGAGCGAAGAATGGCGTGAACAGGAGAAATACAAAAAGCTTGATACTCTAATGGAGTCCAGCAGAAATAAGCTATACGCTTATGAAATAGATGAAATCAACCATGCGGATTATGCAATGATTGACTATCTTTCACCCATTGCCAAAATTATTGGCAAAAGTGGAGGATATTTTGGCAGAGGCGGCGAAGAGCTCATGAAAAAAGCTGTCCTTTCATTTCTGAATGAAGTGATAAAAGGATTTCCATCAGAGCTTGAGGAAATAGCTGGCAAGGCAGAAGAAATACGCTATTTCTCCAATATGAAATAA
- a CDS encoding LacI family DNA-binding transcriptional regulator, which produces MSPKMTRLIDVAKLAKVSTATVSRVINNNGYVSAKVRERVMKAIEELGYQPAKAARFLAKSGQNFDIGVVADDWVLKSITTVIDEFYSIVYKGIIDFSKNHRMNIHLLDVNSWDENADGFLLIGGGITKELVREVKKTKKPLVLVDQYLPGLKVDYVVSDGYDGAVFAVDKLISKGMKRIVHIHGPLSHFGFRDRYDGYMATMEMHGFMPKSYEFDEINDNMSTIVDMMLRSYGKPDAIFGSNDTAAIRAMEELKSRGFRIPEDISVIGFDDIMSASLVSPKLTTLKIFKYDLGSIAARRLFNLLMGEEKHPVKISLFTQYIERESTI; this is translated from the coding sequence TTGAGTCCCAAAATGACCAGGCTAATTGATGTGGCAAAACTCGCAAAAGTTTCAACTGCAACAGTTTCGCGGGTGATAAACAACAATGGATACGTATCTGCAAAAGTGAGAGAAAGAGTGATGAAGGCAATTGAGGAACTTGGTTATCAGCCTGCGAAAGCAGCAAGGTTTCTGGCCAAATCTGGGCAAAATTTTGACATTGGTGTTGTGGCGGACGATTGGGTTCTCAAATCCATAACCACCGTTATCGATGAGTTTTACAGTATTGTATATAAAGGTATTATTGATTTTTCTAAAAATCACAGGATGAATATCCACTTGCTGGATGTAAATTCCTGGGATGAAAATGCAGATGGTTTTTTGCTTATAGGGGGAGGTATTACCAAAGAACTGGTTAGAGAAGTTAAAAAAACCAAAAAACCTTTGGTTTTGGTTGATCAGTATCTCCCCGGACTTAAAGTAGATTATGTTGTTTCTGATGGTTACGATGGAGCAGTTTTTGCTGTTGACAAGCTTATTTCCAAAGGAATGAAGCGGATTGTTCATATTCATGGTCCTCTTTCACACTTCGGGTTTAGGGACAGGTATGACGGTTACATGGCCACAATGGAGATGCACGGGTTCATGCCAAAGTCTTATGAATTCGATGAAATCAACGATAACATGAGTACTATCGTTGACATGATGTTGAGAAGCTATGGCAAGCCTGATGCCATTTTCGGATCTAACGACACAGCTGCCATAAGAGCCATGGAGGAATTGAAGTCAAGGGGTTTTAGGATTCCAGAAGATATTTCGGTCATTGGTTTTGATGATATCATGAGTGCTTCGCTTGTTTCGCCAAAGCTTACCACATTGAAGATATTCAAGTATGATCTGGGTTCTATTGCAGCGAGAAGGTTGTTTAACTTGCTTATGGGTGAGGAAAAGCACCCTGTCAAAATATCTCTTTTCACTCAGTATATTGAGCGGGAAAGCACCATATAA
- a CDS encoding ABC transporter ATP-binding protein, which produces MILSFYHKYIEVSNLYKNYTIYKRKRFRREKKIIHAVRDISFAAEKGEFLGYIGPNGAGKSTTIKMLTGILTPSFGEINVAGFCPWIERKKYVKNIGVVFGQKTQMWWDLPVKDTYKVLRAIYSVSEAKFKKQLSFLIDRLEIMEFYEQPVRQLSLGQRMRAELAACMIHDPEILFLDEPTIGLDVVSKHRVLNFLKELNARGKTIFLTTHDLNDIEALCNEILIINHGQLIYKGSLSSLKSKTALPRLLKIRLKESHYSLSETQRNFIRNHNGEFYEKEGEITIRIKNGYNPALLAGEIIKKFEVEDFKIKDPGIEEVVRDIYQSMEFKEAPHKN; this is translated from the coding sequence TTGATTCTTTCCTTTTACCATAAATACATCGAAGTTTCCAATCTATATAAGAACTACACAATATATAAAAGGAAGAGGTTCAGACGGGAAAAGAAAATAATCCATGCCGTTAGAGACATCTCTTTTGCCGCTGAAAAAGGAGAATTTCTGGGCTACATTGGTCCAAATGGCGCCGGGAAATCCACAACCATAAAAATGCTTACAGGTATACTTACCCCTTCTTTCGGGGAAATAAATGTTGCAGGCTTTTGTCCGTGGATAGAGAGAAAGAAGTACGTGAAAAACATCGGGGTCGTCTTTGGCCAAAAGACACAGATGTGGTGGGATCTACCTGTGAAAGATACATACAAGGTTTTAAGGGCAATATACAGCGTTTCAGAAGCTAAATTCAAGAAACAATTGAGCTTTCTAATTGATAGGCTCGAAATAATGGAATTTTACGAGCAACCAGTAAGGCAACTGAGTCTTGGGCAGAGAATGAGAGCAGAGCTTGCTGCGTGTATGATACATGACCCGGAAATTTTGTTTCTTGATGAACCCACAATTGGCCTTGATGTTGTGTCAAAACACAGGGTCTTAAATTTTCTCAAAGAACTTAATGCCAGAGGAAAAACGATTTTTCTCACGACTCATGATTTAAACGATATAGAAGCTCTGTGTAATGAAATACTTATCATAAATCACGGGCAGCTGATATATAAAGGCAGCTTATCCTCGTTAAAGAGTAAGACAGCTCTTCCGCGGTTGTTAAAAATCAGGTTGAAAGAAAGCCATTATTCCCTCTCTGAAACGCAAAGAAATTTCATACGAAATCATAATGGTGAATTCTACGAAAAAGAAGGGGAAATAACTATAAGAATCAAGAACGGTTACAACCCTGCACTTTTGGCAGGAGAAATCATAAAAAAATTTGAAGTAGAAGATTTCAAAATAAAAGACCCGGGTATAGAAGAAGTGGTAAGAGATATCTACCAAAGCATGGAATTTAAGGAAGCCCCACACAAAAATTAA
- a CDS encoding extracellular solute-binding protein — MRKTLLVLCLLLIAILALGKEIVFWTAPNPLQEKFWKPLVEEWNANHPDVQIKWSPIPASGSSEEAILTAIAAGSSPDICTNIFSGFAAQLIEADQLVALESLPGYADLIAERKMETIVEGWKFGGKNYVLPIYSNPMMFWWRKDLLEELGYTRAPRTYSEVYEVSEKYSVKNEKFGALVVLGRNWWDRWFDFINYYYAASGGKSYLDIEKARATFNDDAGKKVATFIDTMFRNEWTAVDLGNFPFYYGVVLGGIKGPWDLNWAKEQFPEVYPNILIAPPPVPDDYPADEPVHVFADTKGLVMFKSCKYKDEAWEFIKWVFSNVQNDLRWMEITNMPPARGDLTTNPIFTSYMEENPYFKAFAEYVPYAIPPALTTFTVDIQDAMTQYLIEPIMYGKKTPEQALKEAASKIRRILF, encoded by the coding sequence ATGAGAAAGACGCTTTTGGTTCTCTGTTTGCTTTTGATAGCTATTCTTGCCCTTGGAAAAGAAATTGTTTTCTGGACAGCGCCAAATCCTCTTCAGGAAAAATTCTGGAAACCACTCGTTGAAGAATGGAATGCCAATCATCCTGACGTTCAGATCAAATGGTCTCCCATACCGGCTTCTGGAAGCTCTGAGGAGGCAATCTTGACAGCTATTGCCGCTGGCAGCAGTCCGGACATTTGCACGAACATATTCAGTGGGTTTGCCGCTCAGCTAATAGAGGCAGACCAACTGGTGGCCCTCGAAAGTTTACCCGGGTATGCTGACCTTATAGCAGAAAGAAAGATGGAAACTATTGTTGAAGGATGGAAATTCGGCGGAAAAAACTACGTGCTTCCCATATATTCCAACCCGATGATGTTCTGGTGGCGCAAAGACCTTCTTGAAGAACTCGGATATACAAGGGCTCCCAGAACCTATTCAGAAGTATATGAAGTCAGCGAGAAATACTCTGTCAAAAACGAGAAATTCGGTGCACTAGTAGTTCTTGGAAGAAATTGGTGGGACCGCTGGTTTGATTTCATAAACTACTACTATGCAGCGAGCGGTGGAAAGAGCTACCTGGATATTGAAAAGGCGAGAGCCACCTTTAATGACGATGCCGGGAAAAAAGTCGCCACATTTATAGACACCATGTTCAGGAATGAATGGACAGCAGTAGATCTTGGAAATTTTCCTTTCTACTACGGCGTGGTTCTTGGAGGCATCAAAGGGCCCTGGGACCTCAATTGGGCAAAGGAACAGTTCCCGGAAGTGTACCCGAATATTCTCATTGCTCCGCCACCTGTCCCTGATGATTATCCTGCAGATGAACCCGTGCACGTATTTGCTGATACAAAAGGACTCGTAATGTTCAAATCCTGCAAATACAAAGATGAAGCATGGGAATTCATCAAATGGGTGTTTTCGAATGTTCAGAATGACCTAAGGTGGATGGAAATAACCAATATGCCACCTGCCCGCGGAGACCTGACCACCAATCCGATTTTTACAAGCTACATGGAGGAAAATCCATACTTCAAAGCTTTTGCTGAATATGTTCCCTATGCTATCCCACCAGCTCTGACGACTTTTACCGTTGATATTCAAGATGCGATGACTCAGTATCTTATTGAACCTATTATGTATGGAAAGAAAACGCCTGAGCAGGCCCTTAAAGAAGCTGCAAGCAAAATTAGGCGTATCTTGTTCTGA
- a CDS encoding MgtC/SapB family protein has translation MDGNNCRTTNNAQRFSCFSIFAINRLYDIFFIQKLAKGSGVLPEFADLVLRLISATVSGALIGFTRERIQRPAGLRTHALISVGAAFITVLSIFAFFDGETGDPGRVAAQIVSGIGFLGAGTILKKGFSVKGLTTAATLWVTAAIGMGFGAGEYLLSFVATAIVLLIVVVFKRVDIFAGKGNKRTVTIEMHKKHAMEKLTEELEKLKITPLHIEIETDEDNINFELVISSEDYKILKKNIVEFASIEGIISMDLGD, from the coding sequence ATGGATGGAAATAATTGCCGTACAACGAACAACGCACAACGATTTTCTTGTTTCTCGATTTTTGCAATTAACAGACTATATGATATATTCTTTATACAAAAACTTGCGAAAGGATCTGGTGTTTTGCCTGAATTTGCTGATCTGGTTCTCAGATTAATTTCTGCAACTGTTTCAGGTGCTTTAATAGGGTTCACAAGAGAAAGGATACAAAGACCAGCGGGTTTGCGCACCCACGCTTTAATATCAGTCGGTGCTGCATTTATAACAGTTCTGTCGATCTTCGCCTTTTTTGACGGGGAAACTGGCGATCCAGGCAGGGTGGCTGCTCAAATTGTGTCAGGTATTGGCTTTCTTGGGGCAGGAACTATATTGAAAAAAGGATTTTCTGTTAAGGGCCTTACAACAGCAGCTACCCTTTGGGTAACCGCAGCGATTGGTATGGGTTTTGGAGCCGGAGAATACCTCCTCTCTTTTGTCGCGACAGCTATTGTCCTGTTGATAGTTGTTGTATTCAAAAGGGTTGATATTTTTGCCGGTAAAGGAAACAAGCGAACAGTAACTATAGAAATGCACAAGAAACACGCTATGGAAAAGCTAACAGAAGAACTCGAAAAGCTGAAAATTACCCCCCTCCATATAGAAATAGAGACCGATGAAGACAATATAAATTTTGAACTCGTTATTTCAAGCGAAGACTACAAAATCCTGAAGAAAAACATCGTCGAGTTCGCCAGTATTGAAGGAATAATTTCAATGGATCTTGGCGATTGA
- a CDS encoding carbohydrate ABC transporter permease codes for MKTLKRRENIKGWSISTVYLVYTAIFWGYPFVWLFVLAMSKWNFLTPRRFTWFNNFIKLFMDDEFWRVVINTFNFMLYFIPMVLVLSLLFAMALTKVKYFKTFFMLSFLVAYVSSGVAYSIIFSKLFAINGPLNKLTYSLFGVTIPWFSQPQLAILSISMMITWKFIGYYGLILYSGLVTIPKNLYEAAELDGANRWVKFWKITLPLLNPSLVMVLVLAISLTFGIFTEPYLITGGGPMKHTYTFMMMIYTNAFQKLNPGYASALAIVTALISFGCVILTRKLIEREVSYS; via the coding sequence ATGAAGACACTGAAACGGCGTGAAAACATCAAAGGTTGGTCAATTTCAACTGTGTATCTTGTCTATACCGCTATTTTTTGGGGTTACCCCTTTGTTTGGCTTTTTGTGCTGGCTATGTCAAAGTGGAATTTCCTTACGCCGAGGAGATTTACATGGTTCAACAATTTCATAAAGCTTTTTATGGATGATGAATTCTGGAGGGTTGTAATCAACACTTTCAACTTCATGCTGTACTTCATTCCCATGGTTCTTGTTTTGTCTTTGCTCTTTGCTATGGCTTTGACCAAAGTCAAATACTTCAAAACCTTTTTCATGCTTTCTTTCCTCGTAGCATACGTGTCGTCCGGGGTGGCTTATTCTATAATCTTCTCAAAGCTATTCGCTATCAACGGGCCTCTTAATAAGCTCACCTACTCTCTCTTCGGAGTAACCATACCCTGGTTCAGCCAACCTCAGCTTGCAATACTCTCAATATCCATGATGATTACCTGGAAATTCATAGGCTATTACGGGTTGATTCTTTATTCAGGGCTCGTCACTATTCCAAAAAACCTCTATGAGGCTGCTGAACTCGACGGAGCCAATCGCTGGGTGAAATTCTGGAAGATCACGCTTCCTTTGCTGAACCCTTCGCTGGTGATGGTATTGGTGCTTGCCATTTCATTGACCTTTGGCATTTTCACCGAACCCTACCTCATTACAGGCGGTGGCCCCATGAAGCATACATACACCTTCATGATGATGATTTACACAAATGCCTTTCAGAAATTAAATCCTGGTTACGCATCGGCTCTTGCAATAGTAACTGCGCTGATCAGCTTTGGGTGCGTAATCTTGACGAGAAAGCTAATCGAGAGAGAGGTGAGCTATTCATGA
- a CDS encoding carbohydrate ABC transporter permease yields the protein MKRFWMLLLYIILFAASLLWIYPYIWMFMSSFKPSSEIFTKFWPSHFTTEHYSFILKSAEAMQRPFVRALLNSIFISVTVTFAVIMTSAFIGYALSKINFKGRKTLVNFIIFQMLFPGFMFIVPLYVLMRALGLLNSLSAVIVPSLMSAWGIFMFTQSYKSVPNEYIEAAKMDGANDFWVILRLMLPLSRSTASIVGMFTFIGIWDNFMWPLIVIRDYNKMPLSVLLASFNKEYGSYVGPILAGSVIQTIPMVLIFLIFRKYFLQGISMSLK from the coding sequence ATGAAAAGATTCTGGATGCTTTTGCTGTATATTATTCTATTTGCCGCTTCTTTGCTTTGGATATACCCTTATATCTGGATGTTCATGTCCTCTTTCAAACCTTCGTCAGAGATTTTCACAAAGTTTTGGCCGAGCCATTTCACAACGGAGCATTACAGCTTCATTTTGAAATCTGCTGAAGCAATGCAAAGGCCTTTTGTCAGAGCACTTTTAAACAGTATATTCATATCGGTAACGGTGACTTTTGCTGTCATAATGACTTCTGCTTTTATCGGTTATGCTTTATCAAAAATAAATTTCAAGGGTAGAAAAACCCTTGTTAACTTCATTATTTTTCAGATGCTCTTTCCGGGGTTCATGTTCATTGTCCCGCTGTATGTTCTAATGAGGGCACTGGGACTTTTGAACTCACTTTCAGCTGTAATCGTTCCAAGCCTCATGTCGGCTTGGGGAATATTCATGTTTACTCAATCTTACAAATCCGTCCCCAATGAATATATAGAAGCTGCTAAAATGGATGGTGCTAACGATTTTTGGGTTATATTGAGATTGATGCTCCCCCTTTCCAGGAGCACCGCTTCGATAGTTGGTATGTTCACGTTTATAGGTATTTGGGATAACTTCATGTGGCCATTGATAGTGATCAGAGACTATAATAAAATGCCGTTGTCAGTACTTCTGGCAAGTTTTAATAAAGAATACGGAAGCTATGTAGGTCCAATATTGGCGGGATCGGTTATACAGACAATACCAATGGTTCTGATCTTTTTGATATTCAGGAAGTATTTCTTACAGGGAATATCCATGTCTTTGAAATAA
- a CDS encoding glycoside hydrolase family 9 protein: MKKAFLFIVVILLSSVIFSLELEVGHLEFLRSEFKIEEETAIGYWIYSNLQPDGSYKYVDAVGEGVTCVDDVARVAIFYLRQLEANPEDSFANNRAKEALSFLFKFQRTDGDFYNFVFENGTINKNGPTSRAGANWWAARAFWALSLGANVYSDIDPEFSGELAKKSKKVFNVLKSQIENNLLKGYTDMSSVMLLGACELYKSIPEKEVLETINTLAEGIFLSLDTPHGELLGLSDEGKEEFNWHGWGSRQIEALVEAYKATAKTIYLERAEKSAEKVFPLILSAGPLYSIAKSIRRFPQIAYAAEVFINSAARLYEVTGKEIYAYYTLFLGSWFNGLNILRSPMIGPNGQGYDGLEITHRNLNSGAESTISALLGLQAVKTLPEKYQKLFDEKMVLLTPAIFLEAEKLNLGLSEADIENTNIASGGALVRCKGVTALKGNLLLPEVLYRVFAVIPDHYSKEVSVSIRYGKEKVKHDLNMDYYGLYNLGLIMGTAKEERFSFGLNPSNGTVAIDTLAFIPGVIGIYFDNLDQTVIINNSNETFQGISSGNCSILPGKAIKTGETFQDKLPCQSLEIRKENGYFLLELSPLYNNNGVVDSNHRREGNFDNIEGITGASYPFEELKKAVDNGLLTLESIPFLFSDNGMDNLRTKKQCINIGFKATDLWILGSSDHGDYTGELIVKYKDGQQESFMLGLSDWCGTPRYGEKSLQLAFRYDSAGNTERISCKLYLQHFKLKGDEIETILLPDIITMHIFGITLK; encoded by the coding sequence ATGAAAAAAGCATTTTTATTCATTGTGGTGATATTGTTAAGCAGCGTGATTTTTTCCCTTGAATTGGAAGTAGGTCATCTTGAATTCTTGAGATCCGAATTCAAGATAGAGGAAGAAACAGCTATTGGTTACTGGATCTACAGCAACCTTCAACCTGACGGATCTTATAAATACGTTGACGCCGTGGGTGAGGGTGTTACATGTGTGGATGATGTAGCTAGAGTTGCAATTTTTTATTTAAGGCAGCTTGAAGCAAATCCCGAAGATAGTTTTGCAAACAACCGCGCAAAAGAAGCTCTGAGCTTCCTCTTTAAGTTCCAGAGAACCGATGGGGACTTTTACAATTTCGTCTTTGAAAACGGAACTATAAATAAAAACGGCCCCACTTCAAGGGCTGGTGCCAATTGGTGGGCAGCAAGGGCTTTTTGGGCTCTCTCTCTTGGGGCAAATGTGTATTCAGATATTGACCCGGAGTTTTCCGGTGAACTTGCTAAAAAGTCAAAAAAGGTTTTTAACGTTCTAAAGAGTCAGATTGAAAATAACCTGCTAAAAGGATACACTGACATGAGCTCAGTAATGCTTCTTGGAGCCTGTGAGCTGTATAAATCCATTCCCGAAAAGGAAGTTCTGGAAACAATCAACACCCTGGCAGAAGGGATCTTCCTTTCTCTTGATACTCCTCATGGCGAATTACTCGGGCTCTCTGATGAGGGAAAAGAAGAATTCAACTGGCACGGTTGGGGTTCAAGACAGATTGAGGCACTGGTTGAAGCTTACAAGGCGACAGCTAAAACGATTTATCTTGAACGTGCTGAAAAGTCTGCCGAAAAGGTTTTCCCATTGATTTTGTCCGCGGGGCCATTATACTCAATAGCGAAAAGCATAAGAAGATTTCCACAAATAGCATACGCTGCAGAGGTCTTTATAAATTCAGCAGCAAGGTTATACGAAGTAACTGGAAAAGAGATATATGCCTACTACACCCTATTCCTGGGATCGTGGTTTAACGGATTGAATATCTTGAGATCACCTATGATCGGTCCAAATGGACAGGGATATGACGGGCTTGAGATAACCCATAGAAATCTCAATTCTGGGGCTGAATCAACCATTTCAGCGCTGCTTGGTTTACAGGCCGTTAAGACTCTTCCTGAGAAATACCAGAAGCTCTTTGATGAAAAAATGGTATTGCTGACCCCTGCTATTTTTCTGGAAGCTGAAAAGCTTAACCTTGGCCTTTCAGAGGCGGATATTGAAAACACTAACATCGCATCAGGAGGGGCTTTGGTTCGTTGTAAGGGCGTTACTGCCCTCAAGGGGAATCTGTTGCTTCCAGAGGTGCTCTATCGAGTCTTTGCAGTAATTCCCGATCATTATTCAAAAGAAGTTTCCGTTAGCATCAGATACGGAAAAGAAAAAGTCAAACATGATCTGAATATGGATTACTACGGTTTATACAACCTTGGTCTTATAATGGGAACTGCAAAAGAAGAAAGATTTAGCTTTGGGCTAAACCCTTCAAATGGAACAGTTGCCATTGACACCTTAGCTTTTATTCCCGGCGTTATAGGTATTTACTTCGATAATTTAGATCAAACTGTAATAATAAACAACAGCAACGAGACATTTCAAGGCATATCCAGCGGTAACTGCTCTATCTTGCCAGGAAAGGCCATAAAAACAGGAGAAACCTTCCAGGATAAGCTTCCCTGCCAATCACTGGAAATCAGAAAAGAAAATGGATATTTTCTCCTTGAGCTTTCTCCACTTTATAATAACAATGGTGTTGTGGATTCAAATCATCGCCGAGAAGGAAACTTTGACAATATTGAAGGCATCACAGGCGCAAGCTATCCCTTTGAAGAGTTGAAAAAAGCTGTGGATAACGGTTTGCTCACCTTAGAAAGCATCCCATTTCTGTTTTCGGACAATGGAATGGATAACCTAAGAACCAAAAAGCAATGTATTAACATTGGATTCAAGGCAACGGATCTCTGGATACTCGGTTCCTCTGACCATGGCGATTACACCGGGGAACTCATCGTGAAATATAAAGATGGTCAGCAAGAAAGCTTCATGCTTGGTTTATCGGATTGGTGCGGTACACCCAGATACGGGGAAAAAAGCCTTCAATTAGCTTTCCGATACGATTCAGCAGGAAACACCGAACGTATAAGTTGTAAACTGTACTTACAGCACTTTAAATTGAAAGGCGACGAAATAGAAACTATTTTGCTACCGGACATAATCACAATGCACATCTTTGGTATAACACTGAAATAA
- the hcp gene encoding hydroxylamine reductase: MSMFCYQCSEASKGTGCTISGVCGKSPGVAHLQDFLVWLLKGLSYWAVKARKLGLTDQEADLYVAEGLFTTITNVNFDPESLGAKIEKALKIIDRVKEAFLNAYREKEGIDFNEEVPEAASWNIPGGLEIWELKGAEVGVLSTKDEDIRSLRELLIYGLKGIAAYTDHAYILKHSDISILEFIEEGLAATLDDSLTAQDYISLVLKAGEFAVKAMALLDQANTSAYGHPEITEVYTGTYAGPAILVSGHDLLDLEEILKQTEGTGIRVYTHGEMLPAHAYPGLKKYKHLAGNYGSAWHNQQREFAAFNGAIVMTTNCMQKPLDSYKDRIFTTGLVGWPGVKHIPNRTDGQPKDFSPVIEKALSLKGLEEKPGKKIVIGFAHNQTLALAEKIIDAVKSGKLNRFVVMAGCDGRIKEREYYTELAKELPGDTAILTAGCAKYRYNMLDLGDIDGIPRIIDAGQCNDSYSLVVTALKLKEAFGLKDINDLPISYDIAWYEQKAVTVLLALLHLGVKGIRLGPVLPAFLSENVVKVLVENFDIKPISDVKQDLELILKGM, from the coding sequence ATGAGCATGTTCTGTTATCAGTGTTCAGAGGCATCAAAGGGTACAGGCTGTACAATCAGCGGAGTTTGTGGAAAGAGCCCCGGTGTCGCTCATTTGCAGGATTTTCTTGTATGGCTGCTGAAAGGGCTTTCATATTGGGCGGTTAAAGCAAGAAAACTCGGTTTGACCGACCAGGAAGCGGATCTTTATGTTGCAGAAGGGCTTTTTACCACCATAACAAACGTTAATTTTGATCCAGAAAGCCTTGGGGCGAAAATCGAAAAAGCTCTTAAAATAATAGACAGAGTAAAAGAGGCTTTTCTCAACGCTTACAGAGAAAAGGAAGGCATTGATTTCAACGAAGAAGTACCCGAAGCCGCATCCTGGAATATACCCGGTGGATTGGAGATCTGGGAACTTAAAGGAGCGGAAGTCGGAGTTTTATCGACGAAAGATGAAGATATTCGTTCTTTGAGAGAACTCCTCATTTATGGGTTAAAAGGTATAGCAGCTTATACAGACCACGCGTATATATTAAAACATTCCGATATTTCAATACTTGAGTTTATTGAAGAAGGGCTTGCAGCCACACTCGATGATTCATTAACTGCACAGGATTACATTTCTCTGGTGCTAAAAGCCGGTGAATTTGCAGTCAAAGCAATGGCACTTCTCGATCAGGCAAATACCAGCGCTTATGGGCACCCTGAAATAACAGAAGTTTATACGGGCACGTACGCGGGTCCTGCCATTCTCGTAAGCGGACATGATCTCCTGGACCTTGAAGAAATACTCAAACAAACTGAAGGAACCGGGATAAGAGTTTATACGCATGGCGAAATGCTACCTGCCCATGCCTATCCCGGACTTAAAAAATACAAACATCTCGCTGGCAATTATGGTTCTGCCTGGCACAACCAGCAAAGGGAATTTGCAGCATTTAACGGTGCAATTGTCATGACAACCAATTGTATGCAAAAGCCCCTGGATAGCTACAAAGACAGGATATTCACCACCGGGCTTGTCGGCTGGCCCGGGGTAAAGCATATTCCCAATAGAACAGATGGACAGCCCAAGGATTTCTCGCCGGTTATTGAAAAGGCCTTGAGCCTGAAAGGGCTTGAAGAAAAGCCTGGAAAGAAAATCGTGATTGGTTTTGCTCACAACCAAACCCTCGCATTAGCCGAAAAAATCATAGACGCTGTAAAGAGTGGAAAATTGAACAGATTTGTTGTCATGGCCGGTTGCGATGGACGCATAAAAGAAAGAGAGTACTATACAGAATTGGCAAAGGAATTGCCGGGTGATACAGCCATTTTAACAGCGGGTTGTGCAAAGTACCGCTACAATATGCTTGACCTTGGCGACATTGATGGTATTCCAAGAATTATTGACGCAGGGCAGTGCAATGATTCCTATTCTCTGGTTGTAACTGCCCTCAAGTTGAAAGAAGCCTTTGGCCTAAAAGATATCAACGACCTTCCTATATCATACGATATTGCCTGGTATGAGCAAAAAGCCGTTACGGTTCTTCTTGCACTGCTGCATCTTGGTGTTAAAGGGATAAGGCTTGGGCCGGTCCTTCCTGCTTTTCTCTCTGAGAATGTTGTCAAGGTCCTTGTGGAGAATTTTGATATCAAACCCATTTCTGATGTTAAGCAAGACCTTGAATTAATTCTGAAAGGCATGTAA